GATGAGAACTACCATGTAACTTCCTCCCGAAAGGTTTGAAACATCCGTTGCAATGATGTTGTTGCCCGAAACGACCGAAGCCGTTAATGATTTGACTTCCCTTCCATCGGCATTATAGATTTTGCAGAGGATGGTTGCATTCTCCGATGTGGTCAACCGTATATTCAGATTATTGTTAACCGGGTTGGGGCTTACGCGGATATCTTTTACAACAGACTGGCTGAAGAGTACCGGTATGATATCCGAATAGTTGAAATTTCCATCCCTGTCAACCTGTTTCAGGCGGTAAAAATTCATTCCTTTGACCGGGGCGGCGTCAAAAAATTCATAGTCGGTAGGAGTAGCGCTGTTTTGATACCTGCTGTAAACCATGCCTGCCTTTTGAAAATCGGTACCGTTAAACGAACGTTCGATGTCGAAATGACCGGCATTCACTTCCTGTGCTGTGGTCCAGTTCAGTTTTATCTTATCATCCTGCTGGATGCCGGTGAACCTGGTTAAGCTGATGGGAACTACCACGCCGTTCCGGTATACCCAGATCGGGGCCGTCCAGATGATATCACCACCAACCTGCGTGATCCTGGCGAAATAATAATAGGGGGTGTTGATGGAAGAGGTATGCGAATAATTCAGGGTGGTACTCCCGGTATTGGAAGCCAGGATCGTTGCATTAACACCGCTTCCGGCAATGCCGTAATAGATCTCGATCTTATTGATATTGTCATTCGGGTCGCCGGGCGCATCGGGGTCAGTAATGGTAACAGCGATATTGGAATTATTGGTGGTCACAAAATCCCTGCCCATATAATTGCCGTTAATGCTGAAATTAACCTGGGCATTCCAGTCGTCGGATGCATAGAACCGCCTTGCCTTAAAGGCCGCCATGATGCTGTCCCTGTTGAGGCTTGTAGCCAGCACAACTGTTCTTGTCATGTTGGTCCTTCCAAACGTGGTATAGTGATTATCATGGTCAATATTGGGACCTATGTGATAACCAACAGCCAGCGCTTTTAAAAATTTAGATTCATAGGATGTAGCCGGTGGATCTGTGTACGTAGTGGTGGTGGAGTTTGCATTGCCGCTGCGTATGGCGATGCCTGAAATTACACTGTCTGTATTTGCATTGTATGCAGCCCCGTCCAACAGGTTTCCGTAATCATTTGTCTGGGTATGGGCCAGTGTACAAAAAGCCGTAGGATAGGTTTTTACAAGGGGCCAGAAACTGGCGAAGTCGCCCTTGGCGCAGTAGATATCATAGTTGTTGGTGGGTCCCCATCCGCCGCTGCCGCTTTCCCAGCCAATCAATTGCGGAACGCCATATACCACCACATGCCCGCCCTGGCTGATGGTGCCCCATTCCA
This sequence is a window from Chitinophagaceae bacterium. Protein-coding genes within it:
- a CDS encoding T9SS type A sorting domain-containing protein, whose product is MRRIFIIIPLLSSITVFCQYNFYFGNLHSHSSYSDGNKDSVATGYYNPGNDYNYAKASYHMDFLGIAEHNHFSSTNNPGMHVGHYPMGLYQADTATHAGSFVAMYGMEWGTISQGGHVVVYGVPQLIGWESGSGGWGPTNNYDIYCAKGDFASFWPLVKTYPTAFCTLAHTQTNDYGNLLDGAAYNANTDSVISGIAIRSGNANSTTTTYTDPPATSYESKFLKALAVGYHIGPNIDHDNHYTTFGRTNMTRTVVLATSLNRDSIMAAFKARRFYASDDWNAQVNFSINGNYMGRDFVTTNNSNIAVTITDPDAPGDPNDNINKIEIYYGIAGSGVNATILASNTGSTTLNYSHTSSINTPYYYFARITQVGGDIIWTAPIWVYRNGVVVPISLTRFTGIQQDDKIKLNWTTAQEVNAGHFDIERSFNGTDFQKAGMVYSRYQNSATPTDYEFFDAAPVKGMNFYRLKQVDRDGNFNYSDIIPVLFSQSVVKDIRVSPNPVNNNLNIRLTTSENATILCKIYNADGREVKSLTASVVSGNNIIATDVSNLSGGSYMVVLISNNERIAETKFIKQ